tatatatatatattaatagtacGTTATAAATTTCATGAGATTTGAACTTTAAGTAATCGATGTTCTTATGGGAGAAGAATCTACTTATTAGTTCGATAGCGCTACTTCTAACGGCTATAACTGTAACAGCGCGCgcgataaagaaaagaaagaaggtACCAATGACGAAAATCAGTTCAGATGTTTGGTTAATTTccagatttaatattatattttttttttatccatgtCAGTTAAtaaccatttatttttttctttctgcaATTACTGACAGTTATCTGGATTGTAAAcggaatttgttttttatgtcGATAATTGTACGTATTTTTTCAGGAATAAATTTGCcttttacaaacaaaaaatgaatttacTGGTTAAAATGGAATGTAACGATGGTAATTCAACGGTTTTTAGGTTTCATACTAAACAAATTGTAAACAGTTTTGTATTGAGATATACGCGTTTTGCAATTGTTTCTTAAATCTTAGTCCACATATATCAGGAAGCTCTCGATAATTATTCTTCGATTAAGTAGTTTTCCGGCAGACAATAATGCTGACGACAGTAATAATTCTGGCCATCTTTGTTGTAACACCACGTtccatctggaaagtatgggTCGATACCCAACTCGAGCATATCCAGGCGTGGAGAGTAgtaagtatttattttgtcttttcgTTGACAGATTACGGTACAGGCTGCCCACGGTGTATGGCCATTATGAGGCATCTGTAATCCTGGCATTGTTGCTGGTtcgttcataaatttttttattttaaaatgcgaatttcttttgtattctTCTAAGGTTCTTTTGAACTTGGTACATTTTATGGCAGTATACTGGAAAATCGTTTTGCGACTTTTAGTACAAAGATTGGAGTCATTGCACAGAACCACGTCATAATATGGCCCTTTGCAATTTGCCGTTTTGTGAATACGATGTTTGCAAAAACGTCGTTTGATTCGCGCTCCTTTGGAATTCTTTAAGCAATTGCTATTGCAGGTCTGTTCCTCCCATTCACTCCATTTATCCCTTTCACAAtacttaaaattgtatatctTTTCGAGAACGGGCTCGCATTTTCCACCGCGACATTCTTTTCCGAGTGCGCAATGagatcctgaaaaaaaaaataaatgaattgaAAACTGAAGTAcctaattacaaaaaaaaagacataccATCTAGCGCGGGTCctgcaaagaaatatttttttttgtgaggCGTTTCGCATTGTAAGACTTGACATATATCATCCAACGTGACTACGTTTGCATCATTgtctcgtaaaaataattcacattgtGCTTTGGCGGTCCATTCTCTTCCGGGTAAATCGTGATAACGCAAATGGTCCAATGCATATGGATCTGCGGGGTTTTCTCGTCTCGTACGATCGAGAAGGCACTCTTTTGTTTTCCAGAGTTTTTTAGCACTGTTACGACTACACTCGGACCATGTTATCTGGCCCCGATGGTACAGCCAATCTGTCATTATGTATTCGCCTTTTGGACACGTCGAATTGATAGAGCCATTATCGTCATCCATTCCTAATCTTTtggacaaataaattattaattttggaaatatactttattttgcattgtatatttacaatattttgatattttgtagTTTATAAGAAGTTAACacacttaataattaaagaattaaagctcttaaaaatttttgagtcATTTGTATCTTTCAACTGaacaaatatgtaaatttttatacaaaatgacatttatacttaatttttatgtagaagTACACAGAAACTTACAGACGGCCGATCGCATGAGCAGCAGCACGAGACGTTGCAAAAGCCGAGTGTATGCTTTTATTGAAGCCGAATTCTACTATGATGCACGAATTAAATGGTACACACGCGccatttctgaaaaattctGTTATGGGCTCATAGTACCTTTGTTGGTTAtactttgaatatatatttattccggTTAGGTAAAGACTAATGTCCCAGTGATGGGGATCATTGTCGTCTCGAGGATTTTGAGTTGTCGCGTAATTGCAGAACGAATCAAGCAGTTGTATAACGTCGCCGTCAAAAACTGGAAAATCTGATGGCTgttctttcataatttttaatcgtaCTAACGATATATCAAGCGGAGTACCAAAACTTGGATGATGGAACATTGCTTGAATTTGGTTCACGTATGCTAGTATCATATTGCGTAACTCTCTCTTATTATTGTCCAGAAGAGGCATGTACATATGATATGCTGCTTCGTCGAAAAAAACGGCAAGTTCTATGGTTAAATTTTGTctcgtattattattatcgttgttTTCTGTTTTAGGGAT
This window of the Linepithema humile isolate Giens D197 chromosome 1, Lhum_UNIL_v1.0, whole genome shotgun sequence genome carries:
- the LOC105678717 gene encoding uncharacterized protein — translated: MFSILKLVIIILLNETYAHISQNTEIILLPASNPTGAKKIPIALKVFGRLIQLNLRRNDRIVSPAFGIWKYNANRVTEKLLELNLSNPCYYYHEDHISYAAINFCHEDGLKGHVFVENKTLEIHPLRNEFKLMCLIDDFREETNFSFGKPHLIKRSLEYFADSNSYHWDKFELNRRHVHNAQQNLTAKLAIFIDKSAYDKLIFFLHYNYIMVNEEISQYVNRIQAAFNYPNLNVFLKILVVRINILVNQPSNLAVWHGNSAVDRVLDLFCKYANSLNPTDDDNPNHWDIGLYLTGIDLYEDIQVKHKAHYRTHRDFKITGKAHIDGVCDRRFSCAVAEYRDKSEFIYSLNAVNEIGHLLGITEERDFKNLETLKAWDKDSSKKMKNLWERKTCLREQAISKKITPETIIPKTENNDNNNTRQNLTIELAVFFDEAAYHMYMPLLDNNKRELRNMILAYVNQIQAMFHHPSFGTPLDISLVRLKIMKEQPSDFPVFDGDVIQLLDSFCNYATTQNPRDDNDPHHWDISLYLTGINIYSKYNQQRYYEPITEFFRNGACVPFNSCIIVEFGFNKSIHSAFATSRAAAHAIGRLLGMDDDNGSINSTCPKGEYIMTDWLYHRGQITWSECSRNSAKKLWKTKECLLDRTRRENPADPYALDHLRYHDLPGREWTAKAQCELFLRDNDANVVTLDDICQVLQCETPHKKKYFFAGPALDGSHCALGKECRGGKCEPVLEKIYNFKYCERDKWSEWEEQTCNSNCLKNSKGARIKRRFCKHRIHKTANCKGPYYDVVLCNDSNLCTKSRKTIFQYTAIKCTKFKRTLEEYKRNSHFKIKKFMNEPATMPGLQMPHNGHTPWAACTVICQRKDKINTYYSPRLDMLELGIDPYFPDGTWCYNKDGQNYYCRQHYCLPENYLIEE